A region of Photobacterium sanguinicancri DNA encodes the following proteins:
- the envZ gene encoding two-component system sensor histidine kinase EnvZ codes for MRFSPRSTFTRTLILLAGLLTASQIFSYLAVFNYALLPSLKQFNRILAYEVRLMLKEDVQLADGHTFHLDTPLRRQLLEQLGVTLHLADSVEADEYRQASEVEYLSEEMTRELDTNTEVRLVLGADSYVLWLKCDAMPGFLMRVPLSELHEDDFSPLFRYSLIIAFMVIAGGWLFIRIQNRPLVALEQAALSVARGETPPPLQENGASEIRAVTKAFNQMSEGIQQLEEDRALLLAGVSHDLRTPLTRIRLATEMMSPEDNYLADSMIKDTEECNEIISQFMDYLKSTKKQEEEKLDLNALLEEVADSEGQHQIDLELGDVPGVILANNVAMKRAVANLVGNALRYGNGWVKISSGTTADRKSAWYCVEDNGPGIEPDQVSRMFQPLTRGDTARGRETEGTGLGLAIVKRIIDQHDGEINVTNRSEGGLRVQINLALHTSRSGKKV; via the coding sequence ATGCGCTTTTCTCCGCGCAGTACGTTCACTCGTACTTTGATCTTATTGGCTGGCTTGTTAACGGCCAGCCAAATCTTCTCGTATCTGGCTGTTTTTAACTATGCATTATTGCCGAGTTTGAAGCAGTTCAACCGCATTTTGGCCTATGAAGTGCGTTTGATGCTGAAAGAAGATGTACAACTCGCCGATGGGCATACTTTTCATTTAGATACACCATTGCGTCGCCAGCTGTTGGAGCAGTTGGGGGTGACTCTTCACCTTGCAGACAGTGTTGAAGCCGATGAATATCGTCAGGCTTCAGAAGTGGAATACTTAAGCGAAGAAATGACTCGTGAACTTGATACCAATACCGAAGTACGGTTGGTGTTAGGGGCTGACAGTTATGTCTTGTGGCTCAAGTGCGATGCGATGCCGGGCTTTTTGATGCGGGTGCCGTTATCTGAATTGCATGAAGATGATTTCTCTCCCTTATTTCGCTATAGCCTGATTATTGCCTTTATGGTGATTGCAGGTGGTTGGCTGTTTATTCGGATTCAAAATCGGCCTTTGGTCGCACTGGAACAAGCGGCTCTGTCGGTTGCTCGTGGTGAAACACCACCACCGTTGCAGGAAAATGGCGCCTCTGAAATTCGTGCGGTTACCAAGGCATTTAATCAAATGTCGGAAGGTATTCAGCAGCTTGAAGAAGATAGGGCGTTGTTGTTGGCTGGTGTGAGTCATGATTTACGTACCCCACTGACTCGGATCCGTTTGGCAACAGAGATGATGTCGCCAGAAGATAACTACCTCGCTGATAGCATGATCAAAGACACTGAAGAGTGTAACGAGATCATCAGTCAGTTTATGGATTACCTTAAATCAACCAAGAAGCAGGAAGAAGAGAAGCTCGACCTGAATGCTTTATTGGAAGAGGTCGCAGATAGCGAAGGGCAACATCAGATTGACCTTGAGCTTGGTGATGTACCTGGGGTGATTTTGGCTAACAACGTGGCGATGAAGCGAGCCGTTGCTAACTTAGTGGGCAATGCCTTGCGCTATGGTAATGGCTGGGTCAAAATCTCCAGCGGCACTACGGCCGATCGTAAATCCGCGTGGTATTGCGTTGAAGATAATGGCCCTGGGATTGAACCGGATCAGGTCTCACGGATGTTCCAGCCATTAACTCGAGGCGATACAGCGCGTGGTCGTGAAACCGAAGGAACTGGGCTCGGTTTGGCGATTGTGAAGCGAATTATCGATCAGCATGATGGTGAAATCAATGTGACCAATCGCAGTGAAGGCGGCTTGCGAGTCCAAATCAACTTGGCGCTGCATACCTCTCGTAGTGGTAAGAAAGTGTAG
- a CDS encoding uracil-xanthine permease family protein: MTRQHSDIEAPRKSDLIYRLEDRPPLPQTLFAALQHLLAMFVAVVTPSLIICQALGLPASDTNTIVSMSLFASGIASFIQIKTFGPVGSGLLSIQGTSFNFLGPIIGAGLALKAGGANVPTMMAAIFGTILVASFTEVFISRILQHAQRVITPLVSGIVVTLIGLTLIQIGLTSMGGGYAALESGTFGSLDNLMLAGTVLAFIVLLNRVKNPYLRVSSIVIAMAAGTILAAFMGMIDTSRSADTDFIAIPLPMQYGLGFDWGLLIPLVIVFAITSLEAIGDITATSETSEQPVAGPVYMKRIKGGVLADGLNSGVAAILNSFPNSTFSQNNGIIMLTGVASRYIGFFVAGMLVLLGLFPGVANLVQLIPEPVLGGATIVMFGTIAASGVRIISRCNLDRRAILIMALSFSMGLGIAQKPEILQFMPDIVKSILSSGMAAGGLTAIILNLVLPEEPKED, encoded by the coding sequence ATGACCCGTCAACACAGCGATATTGAAGCGCCGCGTAAGTCTGATCTCATCTATCGATTAGAAGACCGCCCGCCACTACCACAAACTCTGTTTGCAGCACTACAGCACCTTCTTGCTATGTTTGTGGCTGTCGTAACGCCCTCGCTGATTATTTGTCAGGCGCTGGGTTTACCTGCCAGTGATACCAACACCATTGTCAGTATGTCGTTATTTGCTTCCGGTATCGCCTCGTTTATCCAAATCAAAACCTTTGGTCCAGTAGGTTCAGGCTTACTGTCGATTCAAGGCACCAGCTTCAATTTCCTTGGCCCTATCATAGGGGCAGGTTTAGCGCTTAAAGCTGGCGGTGCAAATGTCCCTACCATGATGGCCGCCATCTTCGGGACTATCTTGGTTGCTTCATTCACTGAAGTCTTTATTTCTCGCATCTTGCAGCATGCTCAACGTGTTATCACGCCGCTAGTTTCAGGCATCGTGGTCACCCTCATCGGCCTGACGCTGATTCAAATCGGCTTAACGTCAATGGGCGGTGGTTATGCCGCACTAGAAAGTGGCACCTTCGGCAGCCTAGATAACCTGATGCTGGCGGGTACGGTATTAGCCTTTATCGTGCTACTGAATCGCGTTAAGAACCCTTACCTGCGCGTATCATCTATCGTCATTGCGATGGCTGCAGGCACAATACTTGCCGCCTTCATGGGGATGATTGATACCTCTCGCAGTGCAGACACCGACTTCATCGCGATCCCATTACCAATGCAGTACGGTTTAGGCTTCGATTGGGGCTTATTAATTCCACTGGTGATTGTATTTGCAATTACTTCACTTGAAGCCATTGGTGATATTACCGCGACATCAGAAACCTCAGAGCAGCCTGTCGCTGGCCCTGTGTACATGAAGCGCATCAAAGGCGGTGTATTAGCTGATGGCCTCAACTCAGGTGTCGCGGCAATACTTAACAGCTTTCCAAATTCTACCTTTAGCCAGAACAACGGCATCATCATGCTAACGGGCGTGGCAAGTCGCTATATCGGCTTCTTTGTGGCAGGTATGCTCGTGCTACTTGGTTTATTTCCGGGCGTGGCTAACTTAGTTCAGTTAATTCCAGAACCGGTATTAGGCGGCGCTACGATCGTGATGTTCGGTACCATTGCTGCATCAGGAGTGCGTATTATCTCACGCTGTAATCTTGACCGCCGTGCCATTCTTATCATGGCGCTGTCATTTTCGATGGGCTTAGGTATTGCACAAAAACCAGAGATCCTTCAGTTCATGCCTGACATTGTCAAAAGTATCCTGTCTTCTGGTATGGCTGCGGGCGGCTTAACCGCTATCATTCTTAACTTGGTGTTACCTGAAGAACCCAAAGAAGATTAA
- the recG gene encoding ATP-dependent DNA helicase RecG produces the protein MSGQLLDTIALTELAGVGAKMAEKLTKIGLNTVQDLLFHLPLRYEDRTRIWPIAGVMLGQHLTIQGEVLNNSITFGKRKMLSVKISDGNGAATLRFFNFNAAMKNSLAEGKQVKAYGEIKRGKFGVEIIHPDYKVFSETTELSVEETLTPVYPTTDGLRQLTLRSLTDQALKLLDKAAVSELLPEGLYDRQMTLAQALRIMHRPTPDISLDQLEEGKHPAQHRLILEELLAQNLSMLAVRSNSQRHDAWPLSAKQNLKQQFLAGLPFSPTGAQQRVVADIEQDLTLAHPMMRLVQGDVGSGKTLVAALAALRAIEHGYQVALMAPTELLAEQHAQNFANWFNPLDIQVGWMAGKLKGKARETELARIESGEAKMVVGTHALFQDHVIFNNLTLVIIDEQHRFGVHQRLELREKGANEGRYPHQLIMTATPIPRTLAMTAYADLETSVIDELPPGRTPIKTVALSDSRRPEIIERIRSACQTEGRQAYWVCTLIDESEVLEAQAASDTADELTALLPELKIGLVHGRMKAAEKQAVMAQFKDGDLDLLVATTVIEVGVDVPNASLMVIENPERLGLAQLHQLRGRVGRGQVASHCVLLYHAPLSQTAQKRLGVLRESSDGFVIAQRDLEIRGPGELLGTKQTGIADFKVADLVRDQHLIPQVQKLARYIHDKYPSNAEAIIERWLGQRENYSNA, from the coding sequence ATGAGCGGACAGCTACTAGATACCATCGCCCTCACCGAACTTGCTGGTGTTGGCGCTAAAATGGCAGAAAAACTAACCAAGATTGGGCTCAATACCGTCCAAGACCTGTTGTTTCATCTGCCGCTCCGCTATGAAGATCGTACCCGAATTTGGCCGATTGCCGGTGTGATGCTCGGTCAGCACCTCACGATTCAAGGTGAAGTGCTCAACAACAGCATTACCTTTGGCAAACGAAAAATGCTTAGCGTCAAAATCAGCGATGGTAATGGCGCGGCAACCCTTCGCTTTTTTAACTTCAATGCTGCAATGAAAAACAGCTTAGCAGAAGGGAAGCAAGTTAAAGCCTACGGCGAAATTAAACGCGGTAAGTTTGGGGTTGAGATAATTCACCCCGACTACAAGGTGTTTTCTGAAACCACCGAGCTCAGTGTTGAAGAAACATTAACGCCGGTATACCCGACCACCGATGGTTTACGCCAACTCACCCTACGCAGCCTAACAGACCAAGCGCTGAAGCTACTGGATAAAGCCGCCGTGAGTGAGTTATTACCGGAAGGTTTATACGATCGACAAATGACGCTGGCGCAAGCCTTACGCATCATGCATCGCCCTACGCCTGATATCTCGCTGGACCAACTTGAAGAAGGCAAGCATCCCGCACAGCATCGTTTGATATTAGAAGAACTGCTCGCTCAAAATTTATCGATGCTCGCTGTACGCAGCAACAGTCAGCGTCATGATGCATGGCCGCTCAGTGCCAAACAGAATCTCAAGCAGCAGTTTCTTGCTGGTTTACCATTCAGCCCAACAGGGGCGCAACAGCGGGTCGTTGCCGACATCGAACAAGACCTGACGCTCGCGCACCCTATGATGCGCTTAGTTCAAGGAGATGTTGGCTCTGGTAAAACCTTAGTCGCCGCTCTGGCTGCGTTACGCGCAATCGAACACGGCTATCAAGTCGCATTAATGGCACCAACCGAATTGCTTGCCGAGCAACACGCCCAAAACTTTGCCAACTGGTTCAATCCTCTCGATATTCAAGTCGGATGGATGGCAGGTAAACTCAAAGGTAAAGCCCGTGAAACCGAATTAGCGCGCATTGAAAGCGGCGAAGCCAAGATGGTGGTCGGCACGCACGCCCTATTTCAAGACCACGTAATATTTAACAACCTCACTTTAGTGATCATTGATGAACAGCACCGCTTTGGTGTCCATCAACGGTTAGAACTCCGAGAAAAAGGCGCCAATGAAGGTCGCTATCCACACCAACTGATCATGACGGCTACGCCGATCCCACGGACGTTAGCAATGACAGCATACGCTGATTTGGAAACCTCGGTGATTGATGAATTGCCGCCAGGGCGAACCCCGATCAAAACCGTGGCACTGTCCGACTCTCGCCGCCCAGAGATCATTGAGCGTATTCGATCTGCGTGCCAAACCGAAGGCCGCCAAGCTTATTGGGTTTGTACCCTTATTGATGAATCGGAAGTATTAGAAGCCCAAGCCGCCTCTGACACCGCCGATGAGCTGACCGCCCTATTGCCCGAACTCAAAATAGGCTTAGTGCATGGCCGAATGAAAGCCGCAGAAAAACAAGCTGTCATGGCGCAGTTCAAAGACGGTGACCTCGATTTATTAGTCGCAACCACTGTGATTGAAGTGGGTGTCGATGTGCCCAATGCCAGTTTAATGGTGATTGAAAACCCAGAGCGCCTTGGTTTAGCCCAGCTCCACCAGCTACGCGGTCGTGTCGGTCGTGGCCAAGTTGCCAGCCACTGTGTACTGTTGTACCACGCCCCTCTGTCACAAACCGCGCAGAAGCGCTTGGGGGTGCTACGCGAAAGTAGCGATGGTTTTGTTATTGCCCAGCGCGACTTAGAAATCCGCGGGCCCGGGGAGCTACTCGGCACCAAACAAACCGGTATCGCCGATTTTAAAGTCGCTGATCTGGTGCGTGACCAACACCTGATCCCCCAAGTGCAAAAGCTAGCTCGATACATTCACGATAAATATCCATCGAATGCCGAAGCCATTATTGAACGCTGGCTGGGCCAACGCGAAAACTATTCCAACGCTTAG
- the trmH gene encoding tRNA (guanosine(18)-2'-O)-methyltransferase TrmH, translating to MTPDRYQRIQSVLATRQIDLTVCMEEVHKPNNVSAIVRTADAVGIHKVHAVWPDDKMRMLSHTSAGARNWVELETHDTMVDAVQHLKSQGMQVLATNLSDTAIDFREVDYTKPTAIILGGEKNGITQEALNLADQDIIIPMVGMVQSLNVSVASALILYEAQRQRQNAGMYDQATTQLPDEVVHRILFERGHPVLAKVARRKGLPYPPLDNEGQIVADDAWWATMQAIEPKKNKQK from the coding sequence ATGACTCCTGATCGTTACCAACGTATTCAATCTGTGCTGGCGACACGCCAAATCGACCTTACCGTTTGTATGGAAGAAGTGCACAAACCTAACAATGTGTCTGCGATTGTGCGTACTGCCGATGCGGTCGGCATCCATAAAGTGCATGCCGTCTGGCCAGATGACAAGATGCGGATGCTTAGCCATACCTCTGCGGGGGCACGTAATTGGGTTGAACTAGAAACACACGACACCATGGTTGATGCGGTTCAACACCTAAAAAGCCAAGGCATGCAAGTCCTCGCCACCAACCTCTCAGATACAGCGATTGATTTCCGGGAAGTGGATTACACCAAACCAACAGCGATTATCTTAGGCGGCGAGAAAAACGGCATCACCCAAGAAGCCTTAAACCTTGCCGATCAAGACATCATCATTCCAATGGTTGGTATGGTACAGTCGTTAAATGTGTCGGTGGCCAGTGCCCTCATTTTGTATGAAGCACAACGCCAGCGCCAAAACGCAGGCATGTACGACCAAGCAACCACCCAGCTACCTGACGAAGTGGTACACCGTATTTTGTTTGAACGCGGCCACCCAGTACTCGCCAAAGTAGCGCGTCGTAAAGGCTTGCCTTACCCGCCACTGGATAACGAAGGTCAGATCGTCGCTGACGATGCGTGGTGGGCAACCATGCAGGCGATTGAACCAAAGAAAAACAAGCAAAAATAG
- the spoT gene encoding bifunctional GTP diphosphokinase/guanosine-3',5'-bis pyrophosphate 3'-pyrophosphohydrolase has protein sequence MYLFDSLKEVATEYLPEPHIEALRQAYLVARDAHEGQTRSSGEPYIIHPIAVARILAEMRLDYETLMAALLHDVIEDTEVTKEDLETRFSATVAELVDGVSKLDKLKFRDRKEAQAENFRKMIMAMAHDIRVILIKLADRTHNMRTLGALRPDKRRRIARETLEIFSPLAHRLGIHNIKTELEELGFEALYPNRYKVLKEVVAAARGNRKEMINKIHAEIEGRLEDAGIKGTVVGREKNLYSIYNKMKSKEQRFHSIMDIYAFRVLVTDLDTCYRVLGQVHNLYKPRPSRMKDYIAIPKANGYQSLHTSLVGPHGVPVEVQIRTDDMDQMADKGVAAHWTYKDGESSGTTAQVKAQRWMQSLLELQQSAGNSFEFIENVKSDLFPDEIYVFTPKGRIVELPVGATAVDFAYAVHTDVGNACVGARVDRQPYPLSKPLKNGQTIDIISAPGARPNAAWLNYVVTSRARARIRQVLKTMRRDESITLGRRLLNHALGELSIDQINPDNLQQVLSDLRLESMDDLLTDIGLGELMSVVIARRLLGNPEELNNHNEGARRLPIQGADGILLTFANCCNPINGDPIMAHVSPGKGLVIHREECANIRGYQKEPDKYMAVEWSEDFEQEFVTNLKVDMQNHQGALADLTNTIAATGSNIQGLATEEKDGRLYTITVRLTTKGRIHLANIMRRIRVMPNVVRVARQKN, from the coding sequence TTGTATCTTTTTGATAGCCTGAAAGAAGTCGCAACCGAATACCTGCCAGAGCCTCACATCGAGGCTCTTAGGCAGGCTTATCTCGTTGCGCGTGATGCCCACGAAGGGCAGACTCGCTCTAGTGGCGAACCTTATATCATCCACCCGATTGCTGTGGCCCGCATTCTTGCGGAAATGCGCCTCGATTACGAGACGTTAATGGCTGCACTTCTCCATGATGTAATCGAAGACACCGAAGTTACCAAGGAAGACTTGGAAACCCGCTTTAGTGCCACCGTTGCAGAATTGGTTGATGGCGTATCGAAGCTGGATAAACTGAAGTTCCGCGACCGCAAAGAAGCGCAAGCAGAGAACTTCCGCAAAATGATCATGGCAATGGCCCATGACATTCGCGTTATTCTAATCAAATTGGCTGACCGCACGCACAACATGCGCACCCTAGGTGCTCTGCGTCCGGATAAACGCCGTCGTATTGCCCGCGAAACGCTCGAAATATTCTCTCCACTGGCACACCGTCTTGGTATTCATAACATCAAAACTGAACTCGAAGAGTTAGGCTTTGAAGCGTTATATCCAAACCGTTATAAAGTGCTCAAAGAAGTGGTGGCTGCGGCGCGTGGTAATCGTAAAGAAATGATTAATAAAATTCACGCAGAAATCGAGGGTCGCCTTGAAGATGCGGGAATTAAAGGTACGGTTGTCGGCCGTGAAAAGAACCTGTACTCCATCTATAACAAGATGAAGAGTAAGGAACAGCGTTTCCATTCAATAATGGATATCTACGCGTTCCGTGTTCTGGTCACCGATCTCGACACCTGCTACCGCGTATTGGGCCAAGTACATAACCTGTACAAGCCGCGCCCAAGCCGCATGAAAGACTACATTGCGATCCCAAAAGCCAATGGCTATCAATCACTGCATACCTCACTTGTCGGCCCACATGGTGTGCCTGTTGAAGTACAAATTCGTACTGACGACATGGACCAAATGGCAGACAAAGGTGTCGCAGCACATTGGACTTATAAAGACGGTGAAAGCTCGGGTACAACCGCCCAAGTGAAAGCACAACGTTGGATGCAGAGCTTACTTGAGCTACAACAGAGTGCCGGTAATTCTTTTGAATTTATCGAAAACGTCAAATCAGATCTGTTCCCAGATGAGATTTACGTCTTTACACCGAAAGGCCGTATTGTTGAATTGCCAGTCGGCGCGACCGCGGTCGATTTCGCTTATGCTGTCCATACCGATGTAGGTAATGCTTGTGTTGGTGCACGGGTTGATCGTCAACCTTACCCGCTCAGCAAACCGCTGAAAAACGGGCAGACAATTGACATTATCAGTGCGCCAGGTGCCCGTCCCAATGCTGCATGGCTCAACTATGTGGTGACATCTCGTGCCCGTGCGCGTATCCGTCAGGTACTGAAAACCATGCGCCGTGATGAATCTATCACCCTTGGTCGTCGCCTGCTGAATCATGCGCTCGGTGAGTTAAGCATCGACCAAATCAATCCAGATAATCTCCAGCAAGTGCTGTCTGATCTGCGATTGGAATCGATGGACGATTTACTGACGGATATCGGCTTAGGTGAACTAATGAGTGTGGTGATTGCTCGCCGCTTATTAGGTAACCCTGAAGAGCTGAATAACCATAATGAAGGTGCTCGACGCTTACCGATCCAGGGTGCTGATGGCATCTTGCTCACGTTTGCCAATTGCTGTAACCCAATCAATGGCGACCCCATTATGGCGCACGTCAGTCCGGGTAAAGGCTTGGTTATTCACCGTGAAGAATGTGCCAATATTCGTGGTTACCAAAAAGAACCCGATAAGTACATGGCGGTAGAGTGGAGCGAAGACTTTGAACAAGAATTCGTGACTAACCTAAAAGTGGACATGCAAAACCACCAAGGTGCACTGGCGGATTTAACCAACACGATTGCGGCAACAGGCTCCAATATTCAAGGGCTAGCAACCGAAGAAAAAGATGGCCGTTTATACACCATCACGGTTCGCTTAACGACCAAAGGTCGTATCCACCTTGCCAATATTATGCGCCGAATTCGTGTAATGCCGAATGTTGTCCGTGTGGCCCGTCAGAAAAACTGA
- the rpoZ gene encoding DNA-directed RNA polymerase subunit omega, whose amino-acid sequence MARVTVQDAVDKIGNRFDLIQVASRRARQMQTGGKDPLVPEENDKYTVIALREIEEGLITKDILDARERQELQEQEAAELAAVSAIAGDHR is encoded by the coding sequence ATGGCACGCGTAACCGTTCAAGACGCTGTTGATAAAATTGGCAACCGTTTCGATCTGATCCAAGTTGCTTCACGCCGCGCTCGTCAAATGCAAACTGGCGGTAAGGATCCACTGGTTCCAGAAGAAAACGACAAGTACACAGTGATCGCGCTTCGTGAAATCGAAGAAGGCCTTATCACTAAGGATATTCTTGATGCTCGTGAGCGTCAGGAACTTCAAGAGCAAGAAGCAGCAGAGCTAGCAGCAGTTAGCGCTATTGCAGGCGACCACCGTTAA